In Ostrea edulis chromosome 4, xbOstEdul1.1, whole genome shotgun sequence, a single window of DNA contains:
- the LOC125671460 gene encoding cytochrome c oxidase subunit 5B, mitochondrial-like, producing the protein MATTLCRFLKETVVKSSRVPVVFAHTLSQTEALKSDSVPVEKLANQNDSSVSTPEGDRAPVKIDRFYRANANLQGAIPEFTGHALGLEQYEVLTKDETKDVYSTGVIHMTPQFGQIENPHVIPSTKEKRLIACLCDEDSNKLQYMWLHKGEPQRCLCGVFFRLEEVDAFGDPK; encoded by the exons ATGGCTACAACCTTGTGTCGTTTTTTGAAAGAGACAGTGGTGAAATCAAGTCGAGTTCCTGTAGTTTTTGCCCATACTTTGTCACAGACGGAAGCTTTGAAGTCAGATTCCGTACCAGTTGAAAAGTTGGCAAATCAGAATGATAGTTCCGTGTCCACACCAGAGGGAGACCGAGCACCTGTTAAAATTGACAgattttatcgtgccaacgcaa ATCTCCAGGGTGCAATTCCAGAGTTTACAGGTCATGCCTTGGGGTTGGAACAGTATGAAGTATTAACAAAGGATGAAACAAAG GATGTATATTCAACGGGAGTAATACACATGACACCTCAGTTTGGACAGATAGAAAACCCCCACGTGATACCATCAACAAAAGAGAAACGCTTAATTGCATGTTTAT GTGATGAGGATTCTAACAAACTTCAGTATATGTGGCTACACAAGGGAGAACCACAAAGATGTCTATGTGGAGTATTCTTCAGGTTGGAAGAGGTTGACGCTTTTGGAGATCCTAAGTGA